Proteins from one Faecalibacterium sp. I3-3-33 genomic window:
- a CDS encoding SDR family NAD(P)-dependent oxidoreductase codes for MQKTIWITGASSGIGREFARRYAAMGCRLILTARRADRLQTLAEELHAAHGTECRIETADLSRAEECSRLCEVLADEQIDIFINNAGFGVCGSILETEEAREEEMVQVNVAAMARLFRAVVRKMNAQGGGTILNVASSAGLLPGGPYMAGYYASKAYVVSMTRGVAEELREMHSPVYVCALCPGPVDTEFNDHAGVVFALRGITPELCVEEALLGMMHRKTIIVPSAFMRLCTSAQRLVPIPLLMPIVARQQKKKLG; via the coding sequence ATGCAAAAGACCATCTGGATCACCGGCGCAAGTTCCGGCATCGGCCGGGAGTTCGCCCGCCGGTACGCCGCCATGGGCTGTCGGCTCATCCTGACTGCCCGCCGCGCCGACCGTTTGCAGACCCTTGCCGAGGAGCTGCACGCAGCCCACGGCACGGAATGCCGCATCGAGACCGCCGACCTCTCCCGCGCCGAGGAGTGCAGCCGTCTGTGCGAGGTGCTGGCTGATGAGCAGATCGACATCTTTATCAACAATGCCGGTTTCGGCGTCTGCGGCAGCATTCTGGAAACGGAGGAAGCCCGCGAGGAAGAGATGGTCCAAGTGAATGTTGCCGCCATGGCGCGGCTGTTCCGCGCCGTGGTGCGCAAGATGAACGCGCAGGGCGGCGGCACCATCCTGAATGTGGCGTCCTCTGCGGGGCTTCTGCCCGGCGGCCCCTATATGGCGGGCTACTACGCCAGCAAAGCCTATGTGGTCAGCATGACCCGCGGCGTGGCCGAGGAGCTGCGGGAGATGCACAGCCCGGTCTACGTCTGCGCCCTCTGCCCCGGCCCGGTGGATACCGAGTTCAACGACCACGCCGGTGTGGTGTTTGCCCTGCGGGGCATCACGCCGGAGCTGTGTGTAGAGGAGGCTCTGCTGGGCATGATGCACCGCAAGACCATCATTGTGCCCTCCGCCTTCATGCGGCTGTGCACCAGCGCCCAGCGCCTTGTGCCCATTCCCCTGCTGATGCCCATCGTGGCACGCCAGCAGAAGAAAAAGCTGGGGTAA
- a CDS encoding gluconate 5-dehydrogenase, translated as MAQCTPKSFDLTGKVALITGASYGIGMAIAKAMAANGATIVFNDIKQELVDKGLASYAEAGIKAHGYVCDVTDEDAVNAMVAKITEEVGHINILVNNAGIIKRIPMTEMSAAQFRQVIDVDLNAPFIVAKAIIPDMIAQGGGKIINICSMMSELGRETVSAYAAAKGGLKMLTKNIASEYGAYNIQCNGIGPGYIATPQTAPLREIQPDGSRHPFDQFIVAKTPAGRWGEAEDLGGPAVFLASEASDFVNGLILYVDGGILAYIGKQPQ; from the coding sequence ATGGCACAGTGCACTCCCAAATCTTTTGACCTGACCGGCAAGGTGGCGCTGATCACCGGCGCATCCTACGGCATCGGCATGGCAATTGCAAAGGCTATGGCAGCCAACGGCGCTACCATCGTGTTCAATGATATCAAGCAGGAGCTGGTGGACAAGGGTCTGGCTTCCTATGCAGAGGCCGGCATCAAGGCTCACGGTTACGTCTGCGACGTCACCGATGAGGATGCCGTCAACGCTATGGTGGCAAAGATCACCGAGGAAGTCGGCCACATCAACATTCTGGTCAACAACGCCGGTATCATCAAGCGCATCCCCATGACCGAGATGAGCGCTGCTCAGTTCCGTCAGGTCATCGACGTGGATCTGAACGCTCCCTTCATCGTGGCAAAGGCCATCATCCCCGATATGATCGCACAGGGCGGCGGCAAGATCATCAACATCTGCTCTATGATGAGCGAACTGGGCCGTGAGACCGTTTCTGCCTATGCAGCAGCAAAGGGCGGCCTGAAGATGCTGACCAAGAACATCGCTTCCGAGTACGGCGCTTACAACATCCAGTGCAACGGCATCGGACCCGGCTACATCGCTACCCCGCAGACCGCACCTCTGCGCGAGATCCAGCCCGACGGCAGCCGTCACCCCTTCGACCAGTTCATCGTTGCCAAGACCCCCGCAGGCCGCTGGGGCGAGGCCGAGGATCTGGGCGGACCCGCTGTGTTCCTGGCATCTGAGGCTTCTGACTTTGTCAACGGCCTGATCCTGTATGTGGACGGCGGCATTCTGGCCTACATCGGCAAGCAGCCCCAGTAA
- a CDS encoding cupin domain-containing protein: MEKTHQDIPWVPHAEIAPEPCGPGVQRRVLAYSKDAMCVENTFETGGVGAMHCHPHTQITYIVSGRYRFTIGDETREVGPGDTLLKQNGVMHGCVCLEGGVMLDFFTPMREDFV; the protein is encoded by the coding sequence ATGGAAAAAACACATCAGGATATCCCTTGGGTGCCTCATGCCGAAATTGCCCCGGAACCCTGCGGTCCCGGGGTGCAGCGCCGCGTGCTGGCGTATAGCAAGGACGCCATGTGCGTGGAAAACACCTTTGAGACCGGCGGCGTGGGTGCCATGCACTGCCACCCCCACACCCAGATCACCTATATCGTCTCCGGGCGGTACCGCTTTACCATCGGGGACGAGACCCGGGAGGTAGGCCCCGGCGACACCCTGCTCAAGCAGAACGGCGTGATGCACGGCTGTGTCTGTCTGGAGGGCGGCGTGATGCTGGATTTCTTTACCCCCATGCGGGAGGACTTTGTATAA
- a CDS encoding RpiB/LacA/LacB family sugar-phosphate isomerase encodes MKIALINENSQAAKNGIIEAALKKVVEPMGHEVVNYGMYAADDAAQLTYVQCGILAAILLNSGAADYVVTGCGTGEGAMLALNSFPGVICGHVEDPVDAYTFAHVNDGNAVAMPFAKGFGWGGELNLEYCFEKLFGFGHGQGYPKERVVPEQRNKKILDGVRAATFKPLIECLKSIDQELLKGAVAGAKFSELFFASCKDEELAAYVKTLL; translated from the coding sequence ATGAAGATCGCACTTATCAACGAGAACAGTCAGGCCGCCAAGAACGGCATTATTGAAGCCGCCCTGAAGAAGGTGGTGGAGCCCATGGGTCATGAGGTGGTCAACTACGGCATGTACGCCGCCGATGACGCTGCACAGCTGACCTATGTGCAGTGCGGCATTCTGGCTGCCATCCTGCTAAACAGCGGCGCTGCGGACTACGTCGTTACCGGCTGCGGCACCGGCGAGGGTGCCATGCTGGCACTGAACAGCTTCCCCGGCGTCATCTGCGGCCATGTGGAGGACCCCGTGGATGCCTACACCTTTGCCCACGTCAACGACGGCAACGCCGTTGCCATGCCCTTTGCCAAGGGCTTCGGCTGGGGCGGCGAGCTGAACCTCGAGTACTGCTTCGAGAAGCTGTTCGGCTTTGGCCACGGTCAGGGCTACCCCAAGGAGCGCGTTGTGCCCGAGCAGCGCAACAAGAAGATCCTGGACGGCGTGCGCGCTGCCACCTTCAAGCCCCTCATCGAGTGCCTGAAGAGCATCGATCAGGAGCTGCTGAAGGGCGCTGTGGCCGGTGCAAAGTTCTCTGAGCTGTTCTTCGCCTCCTGCAAGGACGAGGAGCTGGCCGCCTACGTCAAGACCCTGCTGTAA
- a CDS encoding DUF1622 domain-containing protein, which translates to MQGLTLFNLNLTHLLDAFLETAVPMIAGLAEVVGLFIIITSLAKATFYYVRATFFNDHRDFHHEMSSGLTTALEFLMSAEIAKTFLLQNLESVVPLAATFALRALMSMLLHWEMEGGHRPANAKEKDKSGSPKDGKNG; encoded by the coding sequence ATGCAAGGACTGACCCTGTTCAACCTGAACCTCACCCACCTTCTGGATGCTTTTCTGGAAACGGCAGTGCCCATGATCGCCGGTCTTGCCGAGGTGGTGGGTCTGTTCATCATCATCACCAGTCTGGCAAAGGCCACTTTTTACTATGTCCGCGCCACCTTCTTCAACGACCACCGGGACTTCCACCATGAAATGAGCAGCGGCCTGACCACCGCGCTGGAATTTCTGATGTCGGCAGAGATCGCCAAGACCTTCCTGCTGCAAAATCTGGAGTCGGTGGTGCCGCTGGCGGCTACCTTTGCGCTGCGCGCTTTGATGAGTATGCTGCTGCACTGGGAGATGGAGGGCGGCCACCGCCCGGCCAACGCCAAGGAAAAGGACAAGTCCGGCTCCCCGAAGGACGGCAAAAACGGCTGA